Proteins encoded in a region of the Vicia villosa cultivar HV-30 ecotype Madison, WI linkage group LG5, Vvil1.0, whole genome shotgun sequence genome:
- the LOC131606532 gene encoding protein neprosin-like isoform X1 codes for MDLIVFLILSLCITYCKIDARNNIILDGESDFTLSNGLMVVSDFDCVDIYKQPSLQHPLLQNHKIQLYPTFTNNTMQIKSSYGKNVDGCSSGKVPIYNQRKIDQIIINASSRLQMDDFQPYSKGSLGYHRVTLDTTQNMIFHGASVGIGAYNLSLQTNQYSISSIWIENGPPTELNSIQVGAGVHPSLYGDSQLRLTSHWTADSYKKIGCYNVNCPGFVQVNHNKEYALGSVLHPTSSIGSAAKEIGLFKIKQDRTTGHWWLIIQKESIYAGYWPKELFTHLSKGASLIRFGGQTYAPPNKDSPPMGSGRFPKERFRNSGLMGLLKIIDSEYNENDINPKYMKRYTDTNSNCYDLWYRGYEGDQYRQAFLYGGPGGRNCDI; via the exons ATGGATCTAATAGTCTTTCTAATTCTTAGTTTGTGCATAACATATTGTAAAATTGATGCCAGAAACAATATTATACTAGATGGGGAAAGTGACTTTACTCTATCCAATGGCCTCATG GTGGTGAGTGATTTTGATTGTGTTGATATCTACAAGCAACCTTCTTTACAACATCCTTTACTTCAAAATCACAAAATTCAG CTTTACCCAACCTTTACAAATAACACCATGCAAATTAAATCATCTTATGGTAAAAATGTGGACGGTTGCTCATCGGGAAAAGTGCCTATTTACAACCAAAGAAAAATAGATCAAATTATTATTAATGCATCCTCAAGATTACAAATGGATGATTTTCAGCCGTATTCAAAAGGCTCTCTTGGCTATCAT AGAGTTACTCTTGATACAACCCAAAACATGATATTTCATGGAGCATCCGTAGGCATTGGCGCATATAATCTATCGCTTCAAACAAATCAATACAGCATATCTTCAATATGGATAGAAAATGGACCCCCAACGGAACTTAATAGCATACAAGTCGGAGCCGGG GTTCATCCAAGTTTATATGGAGACAGCCAACTTCGACTAACTAGTCATTGGACG GCTGATAGTTACAAAAAAATTGGATGTTACAATGTTAATTGTCCGGGTTTTGTGCAAGTCAACCATAACAAAGAGTATGCACTTGGTTCTGTTTTACATCCTACTAGTTCAATTGGATCAGCAGCAAAAGAAATTggtcttttcaaaatcaaacag GATCGAACTACAGGTCATTGGTGGTTAATTATTCAAAAAGAATCAATATATGCTGGATATTGGCCAAAAGAATTATTCACTCACTTAAGTAAAGGAGCCTCTTTAATAAGATTTGGAGGCCAAACTTATGCGCCACCTAATAAGGATAGTCCCCCCATGGGTAGTGGGAGATTTCCAAAAGAAAGATTCAGAAACTCGGGTTTAATGGGATTGCTAAAGATTATTGATTCAGAATATAATGAAAATGACATCAACCCAAAATATATGAAGCGGTATACGGATACGAATTCAAACTGTTATGACTTATGGTACCGTGGTTATGAAGGAGATCAATATAGGCAAGCTTTTCTGTATGGTGGTCCAGGAGGACGAAATTGTGATATATGA
- the LOC131606532 gene encoding protein neprosin-like isoform X2 — protein MKIQCQVVSDFDCVDIYKQPSLQHPLLQNHKIQLYPTFTNNTMQIKSSYGKNVDGCSSGKVPIYNQRKIDQIIINASSRLQMDDFQPYSKGSLGYHRVTLDTTQNMIFHGASVGIGAYNLSLQTNQYSISSIWIENGPPTELNSIQVGAGVHPSLYGDSQLRLTSHWTADSYKKIGCYNVNCPGFVQVNHNKEYALGSVLHPTSSIGSAAKEIGLFKIKQDRTTGHWWLIIQKESIYAGYWPKELFTHLSKGASLIRFGGQTYAPPNKDSPPMGSGRFPKERFRNSGLMGLLKIIDSEYNENDINPKYMKRYTDTNSNCYDLWYRGYEGDQYRQAFLYGGPGGRNCDI, from the exons ATG aaaattcAATGTCAGGTGGTGAGTGATTTTGATTGTGTTGATATCTACAAGCAACCTTCTTTACAACATCCTTTACTTCAAAATCACAAAATTCAG CTTTACCCAACCTTTACAAATAACACCATGCAAATTAAATCATCTTATGGTAAAAATGTGGACGGTTGCTCATCGGGAAAAGTGCCTATTTACAACCAAAGAAAAATAGATCAAATTATTATTAATGCATCCTCAAGATTACAAATGGATGATTTTCAGCCGTATTCAAAAGGCTCTCTTGGCTATCAT AGAGTTACTCTTGATACAACCCAAAACATGATATTTCATGGAGCATCCGTAGGCATTGGCGCATATAATCTATCGCTTCAAACAAATCAATACAGCATATCTTCAATATGGATAGAAAATGGACCCCCAACGGAACTTAATAGCATACAAGTCGGAGCCGGG GTTCATCCAAGTTTATATGGAGACAGCCAACTTCGACTAACTAGTCATTGGACG GCTGATAGTTACAAAAAAATTGGATGTTACAATGTTAATTGTCCGGGTTTTGTGCAAGTCAACCATAACAAAGAGTATGCACTTGGTTCTGTTTTACATCCTACTAGTTCAATTGGATCAGCAGCAAAAGAAATTggtcttttcaaaatcaaacag GATCGAACTACAGGTCATTGGTGGTTAATTATTCAAAAAGAATCAATATATGCTGGATATTGGCCAAAAGAATTATTCACTCACTTAAGTAAAGGAGCCTCTTTAATAAGATTTGGAGGCCAAACTTATGCGCCACCTAATAAGGATAGTCCCCCCATGGGTAGTGGGAGATTTCCAAAAGAAAGATTCAGAAACTCGGGTTTAATGGGATTGCTAAAGATTATTGATTCAGAATATAATGAAAATGACATCAACCCAAAATATATGAAGCGGTATACGGATACGAATTCAAACTGTTATGACTTATGGTACCGTGGTTATGAAGGAGATCAATATAGGCAAGCTTTTCTGTATGGTGGTCCAGGAGGACGAAATTGTGATATATGA